A stretch of Camelina sativa cultivar DH55 chromosome 18, Cs, whole genome shotgun sequence DNA encodes these proteins:
- the LOC104761765 gene encoding uncharacterized protein LOC104761765, translating to MELLSTVATWFTPTTLFLLLNLMIGTIVVTSRLGSGSRKHHQQQHHDGFGSGHAPAPLARAPSIIDRVKSINFHLYKFPHPETELFSMAAHHDVIGSDLHVYRDPNPAPPLQRAPSLLERVKSINMSSYFKYPHDVTGSALHSHSYSHPDRHLDPAPLQRAPSLLDRVKSINMSYFKFQQYNPEEENDNTHHHHHHTEPTRFENIPTRMGRVDPIDISKFRIPEEDQPTGSGYNNPINPPGLTRAPSILERVKSIKLSSFYRSDPELDQNPDPVLHEEENNKHVRSKSESKKPVKKKKKASTSAKMTKSASEKSGFGFAGSHEEAAAETVESVERRRPDTTRVERSTSFGDGEDGVDAKASDFINKFKQQLKLQRLDSILRYKEMLKAN from the coding sequence atggagttaCTATCGACCGTCGCGACTTGGTTCACACCGACGACgctcttcctccttctcaatCTCATGATCGGCACGATCGTCGTAACGTCTCGACTCGGTTCAGGTTCAAGAAAACATCATCAGCAACAACATCACGATGGATTCGGGTCAGGTCATGCTCCGGCTCCGTTAGCTAGAGCTCCGTCTATCATCGACAGAGTTAAGTCTATCAATTTCCATCTCTACAAGTTTCCTCATCCGGAAACAGAGCTTTTTTCTATGGCGGCTCACCACGACGTAATCGGATCGGATCTTCATGTATACCGGGATCCGAATCCGGCTCCTCCGTTACAACGCGCTCCTTCTCTTTTGGAGCGGGTTAAATCAATCAACATGTCTTCTTATTTCAAGTACCCACACGACGTGACCGGGTCGGCTCTTCACTCTCACTCTTATTCCCACCCGGATCGACACTTGGATCCGGCTCCGTTACAACGCGCTCCCTCTCTTCTGGATCGGGTCAAATCAATAAACATGTCGTACTTCAAATTCCAGCAGTATAACCCGGAGGAGGAGAATGATaacactcatcatcatcatcatcacacggAACCGACCCGATTCGAAAACATCCCGACACGGATGGGTCGGGTTGACCCGATTGATATCTCAAAATTCAGAATCCCGGAGGAAGATCAACCAACTGGATCCGGATATAATAATCCAATCAACCCGCCCGGTTTAACTCGGGCTCCTTCGATCTTAGAACGGGTTAAATCCATCAAGCTATCGTCCTTCTACAGATCCGACCCGGAATTGGATCAAAATCCGGATCCGGTTCTTCACGAAGAAGAGAACAACAAGCACGTAAGGAGCAAATCGGAATCGAAAAAaccggtgaagaagaagaagaaagcttcgaCGTCGGCGAAGATGACGAAATCGGCGAGCGAGAAATCGGGTTTCGGATTCGCCGGAAGCCACGAGGAAGCGGCGGCGGAGACGGTGGAATCCGTCGAACGGAGAAGACCAGATACGACGAGAGTCGAGAGATCGACGTCTTTCGGAGACGGAGAAGATGGCGTCGACGCGAAAGCTTCAGATTTCATCAATAAATTCAAACAGCAGCTGAAACTACAGAGACTCGACTCGATTCTGAGGTACAAGGAGATGCTCAAGGCCAACTGA